The proteins below come from a single Malus domestica chromosome 03, GDT2T_hap1 genomic window:
- the LOC139194654 gene encoding phloretin 4'-O-glucosyltransferase-like: MVQHRFLLVTYPAQGHINPSLQYAKRLINTTCAHVTFVTSLSAHHHIGNGSIPDGLTYAPFSDGYDDGFKPGDNIDHYMSELRHHGAQAITDLVVASANEGHPYTCLVYSLLLPWSAGMAHELHLPRVLLWIQPATVFDIYYYYFNGYKDLIRDNTSSGTNNVLPCPIELPAKGSHQQLQGVPKVVSMASKGSCDPIDPTVDPPLGCHLLSAVF, translated from the exons ATGGTGCAACACCGCTTTCTACTTGTCACATATCCGGCTCAAGGCCACATCAACCCTTCCCTCCAATACGCCAAGCGCCTTATCAACACTACATGTGCGCATGTCACCTTCGTTACCAGTCTCTCAGCTCATCATCACATAGGCAATGGCTCAATTCCAGATGGATTGACTTATGCGCCCTTCTCTGATGGGTACGATGACGGGTTTAAGCCCGGTGACAACATCGACCACTACATGTCGGAGTTGCGGCACCACGGAGCACAAGCCATCACCGACCTTGTAGTCGCAAGTGCAAACGAGGGTCACCCTTACACTTGCCTAGTCTACTCATTACTTCTCCCTTGGTCGGCAGGGATGGCACATGAACTTCACCTTCCACGCGTGCTGCTTTGGATTCAGCCAGCCACGGTTTTCGACATCTACTACTATTACTTTAACGGGTACAAAGATCTCATCCGGGATAATACTAGTTCTGGTACGAACAATGTCCTTCCATGTCCAATAGAATTACCAG CCAAGGGGTCGCACCAGCAGCTCCAAGGGGTCCCTAAGGTTGtttccatggcttccaaggggtcgtgcgaccccattgaccccactgtggatccgccactgg GGTGTCACTTGCTTTCTGCTGTATTCTAA
- the LOC103423380 gene encoding protein SOSEKI 3-like yields MEGRMKKYSQVSPERAKVWTEKSPKYHQNRKVPVVYYLSRNRQLEHPHFMEVPVTSPQGLYLKDVINRLNSLRGRGMASMYSWSSKRNYKGGYVWHDLSEGDLIPPAHGNEYVLKGSELFDESNSDRFSPVAEIKIQNLKQLPEPASSRSQDDSSSSSSLNGKETKHSQEDELSPPVQRPEGSSSASPESTVGKNSTWGGSLSLTDYKIYKSDGLADASTQTEENGNKPKASETCTRGVSTDDGSLEPDCSYYPDRVPCVKENSEIRSDSVSPPLSSPSPSSSGGKTETLESLIRADVSKLNSFRIAEEEDVRMQNNPRVKATNVLMQLISCGSISVKDHNFGLIPIYKPRFSHSNFHSPLFSTKVMLGELDCLSENPRLMGLRLEDKEYFSGSLIETKMLKEEVGCTALKRSSSYNADRSCKKLDSEEDKEESTSGRSKCIPISIKASLNKQPRSESMRSPISDKPRNSSDGLDGAHINTHCISNGVSKRITDPSSLKKQSKRLDSFREEKEKVIKIEESLLQELGL; encoded by the exons ATGGAGGGTAGGATGAAGAAGTACAGCCAAGTGAGTCCGGAGAGGGCGAAAGTGTGGACTGAGAAGTCGCCCAAGTACCATCAGAACCGAAAAGTCCCGGTGGTTTACTATCTCTCACGAAACCGGCAGCTTGAACACCCCCATTTCATGGAGGTTCCTGTAACCTCTCCCCAAGGGCTCTACCTCAAAg ATGTGATTAATAGGCTTAATTCTCTGAGGGGCAGAGGCATGGCTTCCATGTATTCATGGTCTTCTAAGAG AAACTATAAAGGTGGTTATGTTTGGCATGATCTCTCTGAAGGTGATCTGATTCCTCCGGCTCATGGAAATGAGTACGTCCTTAAAGGTTCTGAGCTCTTTGATGAATCGAATTCGG ATCGGTTTAGCCCAGTGGCAGAAATTAAAATCCAGAACTTGAAACAATTACCAGAACCAGCATCTTCTAGAAGCCAAGATGATTCTTCATCGTCGTCAAGTTTGAATGGGAAGGAAACAAAGCATTCTCAAGAAGATGAGCTCTCTCCTCCGGTTCAACGTCCCGAAGGCTCTTCTAGCGCTTCTCCAGAGTCTACAGTCGGAAAGAATTCTACTTGGGGGGGTTCACTGAGCTTGACAGATTACAAGATTTACAAGAGTGACGGTTTAGCTGATGCTTCCACGCAGACAGAAGAAAATGGGAACAAACCTAAAGCATCAGAAACTTGTACAAGAGGTGTTTCCACAGATGATGGGTCATTAGAACCGGATTGCAGTTATTATCCTGATCGAGTGCCTTGTGTGAAAGAGAACTCTGAGATTCGCAGTGATTCAGTTTCTCCTCCTCTGTCATCCCCCAGCCCATCTTCGTCAGGTGGGAAGACTGAAACTTTGGAATCACTTATTAGGGCTGATGTTAGTAAACTCAACAGTTTTAGAATAGCTGAAGAGGAAGACGTTCGAAtgcaaaacaatccaagggtTAAGGCTACTAATGTACTTATGCAACTCATATCATGTGGTTCAATATCAGTGAAGGATCACAATTTTGGTCTTATTCCAATCTACAAGCCCCGGTTTTCCCATTCCAATTTCCACTCCCCATTATTCTCTACTAAAGTAATGCTAGGAGAGCTAGACTGCCTTTCAGAGAATCCAAGGCTAATGGGTTTGAGATTGGAAGATAAAGAATATTTTAGTGGGAGCTTGATTGAGACTAAAATGCTCAAGGAGGAAGTTGGATGTACAGCTCTAAAACGATCATCATCATACAATGCTGACAG GAGTTGCAAGAAGCTGGATTCAGAAGAGGACAAAGAGGAGTCTACGTCAGGACGTTCAAAATGCATCCCAATATCAATCAAAGCTTCGCTGAACAAGCAACCGCGAAGTGAGTCTATGAGATCCCCCATTTCCGATAAACCAAGGAACTCCTCAGATGGACTTGATGGTGCACATATCAATACCCACTGCATATCCAATGGAGTTAGTAAAAGAATCACAGACCCTTCATCTCTTAAAAAGCAATCAAAAAGGTTAGATTCATTtagagaagagaaggagaaggtGATCAAAATCGAAGAAA GCTTGCTTCAGGAGCTCGGGTTATAA